A single region of the Actinoplanes sp. SE50/110 genome encodes:
- the katG gene encoding catalase/peroxidase HPI produces the protein MSDIQDQKASGCPVAHDSATGHGGSESENPGIPSPQARTGGRPRGNRDWWPNQLDLSVLHAHSSKSNPLGEAFSYAAEFAKLDVEALKRDITEVLTTSQDWWPADFGHYGGLMIRLSWHAAGTYRIQDGRGGAGDGGQRFAPLNSWPDNANLDKARRLLWPVKQKYGQQISWADLLVLAGNVALESMGFQTFGFGFGRVDTWEPEEIFWGPEDAWLGDERYVSDKTMSEGVGATEMGLIYVNPEGPRGNADPAQAAHFIRETFARMAMNDEETVALIAGGHTFGKTHGAAVAADHVGPEPEGAPLEAQGLGWLSTHGSGRAGDTITSGLEVTWTDKPTQWSNRFFEILFGYEWELTTSPGGAKQWVAKDAEAIIPDAHDPAKKHKPTMLTTDLSLRVDPAYEKISRRFLEHPDEFALAFAKAWYKLLHRDMGPVSRFLGPWVPEAQLWQDPVPAVEHPLPGDAEIAQLKATILESGLSTADLVGVAWASAATFRSTDKRGGANGARLRLEPQRSWAVNQPVLPVLARLEEIQRSSTVKISLADLIVLAGVAGVEKAARDAGVEVSVPFKPGRTDATQEQTDVESFAVLEPRADGFRNYLRPGEKLQPEVLLVERAYMLNLTAPEMTVLLGGLRGIGVGATGSGRLTNDFFVDLLAPGTRWTASESEEHVYEVRDASTGDLLRTATAVDLVFGSNSQLRALAEVYASADARDRLVRDFVAAWTKVMENDLF, from the coding sequence ATGAGCGACATCCAGGATCAGAAGGCGTCGGGCTGCCCGGTCGCCCACGACTCGGCCACCGGGCACGGCGGCAGCGAGAGTGAGAACCCGGGGATTCCCTCGCCGCAGGCGCGCACCGGCGGCCGCCCGCGGGGCAACCGGGACTGGTGGCCCAACCAACTCGACCTGTCCGTGCTGCATGCCCACTCATCGAAGAGCAACCCGCTCGGCGAGGCGTTCAGCTACGCCGCCGAGTTCGCCAAGCTGGACGTGGAGGCGCTCAAGCGGGACATCACCGAGGTGCTGACCACCTCGCAGGACTGGTGGCCGGCCGACTTCGGGCACTACGGCGGCCTGATGATCCGGCTCAGCTGGCACGCCGCCGGCACCTACCGGATCCAGGACGGCCGGGGTGGCGCGGGCGACGGCGGGCAGCGGTTCGCGCCGCTGAACAGCTGGCCGGACAACGCGAACCTGGACAAGGCGCGCCGTCTGCTGTGGCCGGTGAAGCAGAAGTACGGTCAGCAGATCTCCTGGGCCGACCTGCTGGTGCTGGCGGGCAACGTGGCGTTGGAGTCGATGGGGTTCCAGACGTTCGGTTTCGGCTTCGGCCGGGTCGACACCTGGGAGCCGGAGGAGATCTTCTGGGGTCCGGAGGACGCCTGGCTCGGTGACGAGCGGTATGTCTCCGACAAGACGATGTCCGAGGGTGTCGGCGCCACCGAGATGGGCCTGATCTACGTCAACCCGGAGGGGCCGCGCGGCAACGCCGACCCGGCGCAGGCGGCGCACTTCATCCGGGAGACGTTCGCCCGGATGGCGATGAACGACGAGGAGACCGTCGCGCTGATCGCCGGTGGTCACACGTTCGGCAAGACGCACGGCGCCGCGGTCGCCGCCGACCACGTCGGTCCGGAGCCGGAGGGTGCGCCGCTGGAGGCGCAGGGCCTGGGCTGGCTGAGCACGCACGGCAGCGGCCGGGCCGGGGACACGATCACCAGCGGTCTCGAGGTGACCTGGACCGACAAGCCGACACAGTGGAGCAACCGGTTCTTCGAGATCCTGTTCGGCTACGAGTGGGAGCTGACCACCAGCCCGGGCGGGGCCAAGCAGTGGGTCGCCAAGGACGCCGAGGCGATCATCCCGGACGCGCACGACCCGGCGAAGAAGCACAAGCCGACGATGCTGACCACCGACCTGTCGCTGCGCGTCGATCCGGCGTACGAGAAGATCTCCCGCCGTTTCCTGGAGCACCCCGACGAGTTCGCGCTGGCGTTCGCGAAGGCCTGGTACAAACTGCTGCACCGGGACATGGGGCCGGTGTCCCGGTTCCTCGGCCCGTGGGTGCCGGAGGCGCAGCTGTGGCAGGACCCGGTGCCGGCCGTCGAGCACCCGCTGCCCGGTGACGCCGAGATCGCCCAGCTGAAGGCGACGATTCTGGAGTCCGGGCTGAGCACGGCCGACCTGGTCGGTGTCGCGTGGGCGTCGGCCGCGACGTTCCGGTCGACCGACAAGCGTGGCGGGGCCAACGGTGCCCGGCTGCGCCTGGAGCCGCAGCGTTCCTGGGCGGTCAACCAGCCGGTGCTGCCGGTGCTGGCCAGGCTGGAGGAGATCCAGCGGTCGTCGACCGTGAAGATCTCGCTGGCCGACCTGATCGTGCTGGCCGGTGTGGCCGGGGTGGAGAAGGCGGCCCGTGACGCCGGCGTCGAGGTCAGCGTTCCGTTCAAGCCGGGCCGCACCGACGCGACGCAGGAGCAGACCGACGTCGAGTCGTTCGCCGTGCTGGAGCCGCGCGCCGACGGATTCCGCAACTACCTGCGCCCGGGGGAGAAGCTCCAGCCCGAGGTGCTGCTGGTCGAGCGGGCCTACATGTTGAACCTGACCGCGCCGGAGATGACCGTCCTGCTGGGCGGCCTGCGCGGGATCGGGGTCGGGGCCACCGGGTCGGGGCGGCTCACCAACGACTTCTTCGTCGACCTGCTGGCGCCGGGCACCCGGTGGACGGCGTCGGAGTCCGAGGAGCACGTCTACGAGGTTCGCGACGCGAGCACCGGGGATCTGCTGCGGACGGCCACCGCCGTCGACCTGGTCTTCGGGTCGAACTCGCAGCTGCGGGCTCTCGCCGAGGTGTACGCGAGCGCCGACGCGCGGGACCGGCTCGTGCGGGACTTCGTCGCCGCGTGGACCAAGGTGATGGAGAACGACCTGTTCTGA
- a CDS encoding phosphotransferase family protein translates to MESITKNRQSPDVLRAMVERAYGRAEVPAGDDWYVELSHGWFNVAYRIRLRSGHRTVLKIAPPPGVEVMTYERGAMATELAALRLIREHTDVPVPEVEFVDRSHELCDADYFFMAFIDGDNLGMLRGQQSPRERAAYNLSLGEINRRLNAIRGERFGPLDGSGDPSWRVVFTAMIEGVLRDGERRDVPLGFGYDEVRAVIAAHAGSLDEVTEPRFVEWDMWDNNVMVRDGRVVAIIDHERAFFGDPLIEAGFTGSEVPAYGDSSAFIQGYGRGPATEAERIRRRLYCLYLALIMTIETAYRNFPGTGNYDWASERLKETMALF, encoded by the coding sequence GTGGAGAGCATCACCAAGAACCGCCAGAGCCCGGATGTGCTGCGCGCGATGGTCGAGCGCGCCTACGGCCGGGCGGAGGTGCCCGCCGGTGACGACTGGTACGTGGAGCTGAGCCACGGCTGGTTCAACGTGGCGTACCGGATCCGCCTGCGGTCCGGACACCGGACGGTCCTGAAGATCGCGCCGCCGCCCGGTGTCGAGGTGATGACGTACGAGCGGGGTGCGATGGCGACCGAGCTGGCCGCGCTGCGCCTGATCCGCGAGCACACCGACGTGCCGGTGCCGGAGGTGGAGTTCGTCGACCGCAGCCACGAGCTGTGCGACGCCGACTACTTCTTCATGGCGTTCATCGACGGCGACAACCTCGGCATGCTGCGCGGGCAGCAATCGCCGCGGGAGCGTGCCGCGTACAACCTATCGCTGGGCGAGATCAATCGCCGGCTCAACGCCATCCGCGGCGAGCGGTTCGGGCCGCTCGACGGCTCCGGCGACCCGAGTTGGCGGGTCGTGTTCACCGCGATGATCGAGGGGGTGCTGCGCGACGGGGAACGCCGCGACGTGCCGCTCGGCTTCGGCTACGACGAGGTCCGCGCGGTGATCGCCGCGCATGCCGGCAGCCTCGACGAGGTGACCGAGCCGCGGTTCGTCGAGTGGGACATGTGGGACAACAACGTGATGGTCCGCGACGGCCGGGTCGTCGCGATCATCGACCACGAGCGGGCGTTCTTCGGCGATCCGCTGATCGAGGCCGGGTTCACCGGCAGCGAGGTGCCCGCCTACGGCGACTCGTCGGCGTTCATCCAGGGGTACGGGCGGGGCCCGGCCACCGAGGCCGAGCGGATCCGCCGGCGCCTCTACTGCCTGTACCTGGCGTTGATCATGACGATCGAGACCGCTTACCGGAATTTTCCCGGCACCGGCAACTACGACTGGGCCAGTGAGCGGCTCAAGGAGACGATGGCGCTGTTCTGA
- a CDS encoding YqjF family protein, with product MDVEEITSETVRPVARAVLGQRWTDLAFLHWAVDPDRVAPLLPAGTVPDVIGGVTYAGVIGFRMERIGFLGSPGVPYLGTFCETNVRLYSVDAQGRRAVVFRSLEAERLIPVLVARASLQLPYMWARMRIVRDGDELAYVSRRRWPGPRPATNRMRIRVGAPIAEPSPLEDFLTARWGLHTRAWGRTRHLANDHPRWPLHRAELLDLDDSLLAAAGLPGIDTPPVSVLYSPGVPVVFGPTGRVSR from the coding sequence GTGGACGTCGAGGAGATCACGAGCGAGACGGTGCGGCCGGTGGCCCGCGCCGTGCTCGGGCAGCGCTGGACCGACCTGGCCTTCCTGCACTGGGCGGTCGACCCGGACCGGGTGGCGCCGCTGCTGCCGGCCGGCACCGTGCCGGATGTCATCGGTGGCGTCACGTACGCCGGCGTGATCGGTTTCCGGATGGAACGGATCGGTTTCCTGGGCAGCCCCGGCGTGCCGTACCTGGGCACGTTCTGCGAGACGAACGTGCGGCTCTACAGCGTCGACGCGCAGGGCCGGCGGGCCGTGGTGTTCCGCTCGCTGGAGGCCGAACGGCTGATTCCGGTGCTGGTCGCCCGGGCCAGCCTGCAGCTGCCGTACATGTGGGCGCGGATGCGCATCGTCCGCGACGGCGACGAGCTCGCCTACGTCTCCCGGCGTCGCTGGCCCGGCCCGCGGCCCGCGACCAACCGGATGCGGATCCGGGTCGGCGCACCGATCGCCGAACCGTCGCCCCTGGAGGACTTCCTGACCGCCCGGTGGGGACTGCACACCCGGGCGTGGGGACGGACCCGGCACCTGGCCAACGATCATCCCCGGTGGCCGCTGCACCGTGCCGAGCTGCTGGACCTGGACGACAGCCTGCTGGCGGCGGCCGGGCTGCCCGGCATCGACACCCCGCCGGTCAGTGTCCTCTACTCGCCCGGTGTCCCGGTCGTCTTCGGGCCGACCGGCCGCGTGTCCCGCTGA
- a CDS encoding TetR/AcrR family transcriptional regulator, translated as MGRSRTNPAPTAPVTARGRRTRDALLAAGRELLETRGWPAFTPEQVAAAAGVSYGTFYTYFESKDDLLGAIVRAVAEEMFTDSLVAPDTADDPYVRIVASNRGYLRAWRNASRVLRLVEQGAAADDTLRQLLLEVRERYVHRGAEGLRRLQEAGLARTDLDPRLTAIVLGAMVEQMAHVIYSLREPLDEEVVVSHMSKLWAAAIGLRGHP; from the coding sequence ATGGGCCGATCGAGAACCAACCCCGCCCCCACCGCCCCGGTCACCGCGCGCGGCCGGCGTACCCGCGATGCGCTGCTGGCCGCCGGGCGTGAGCTGCTGGAGACCCGGGGCTGGCCGGCTTTCACGCCGGAGCAGGTCGCGGCGGCCGCCGGGGTCTCGTACGGGACCTTCTACACGTACTTCGAGTCGAAGGACGACCTGCTGGGCGCGATCGTGCGGGCGGTCGCCGAGGAGATGTTCACCGACAGTCTGGTCGCGCCGGACACCGCCGACGACCCGTACGTCCGCATCGTCGCCTCGAACCGTGGTTATCTGCGCGCGTGGCGGAACGCCTCGCGGGTGTTGCGCCTGGTGGAGCAGGGTGCGGCGGCCGACGACACGCTGCGGCAGCTGCTGCTGGAGGTGCGCGAGCGGTATGTGCATCGCGGTGCCGAGGGCTTGCGCCGCCTGCAGGAGGCCGGGCTGGCCCGCACCGATCTGGATCCGCGGCTGACCGCGATCGTGCTGGGCGCCATGGTCGAGCAGATGGCGCACGTCATCTACTCGCTGCGCGAGCCGCTCGACGAGGAGGTCGTGGTCAGCCACATGTCGAAGCTGTGGGCCGCGGCGATCGGGCTCCGCGGGCATCCTTGA
- a CDS encoding acyclic terpene utilization AtuA family protein, translating to MRTIRVGNCSGFYGDRLTAMREMLEGGPLDYLTGDYLAELTMLILGRDRQKNPDTGYAKTFLRQVADCLSLARARHVRIVANAGGVNPGALAGAIRALDPTVRVAHVAGDDLLTGAFPGALTANAYLGAFGIAEALRSGADIVVTGRVTDASLTLGPAIAAFGWRRDEYDKLAAGIVAGHILECGTQATGGNFSGFATIDTSRPLGFPIAEIDDDGAVVITKHPGTGGAVTEDTVTAQLVYEIDSPRYLNPDVTARLDTIRLAAPEKDRVAICGVRGEAPPATTKIGITRLGGYRNTVSFVLTGLDIEAKAAWVREQFESGLGRRPETLVWDLIRTDRPDPGTQAEGAAVLHCHGKDADPDVVGRPFSGAAIELALASYPGFHVTGPPSGATPYGVFEAAYLPQGEVPHVVVLPDGVRVEVAAPGWERAGVSAGSGRPGRVVSADGVHAGPPASERGDVVHTGGLSTGDPHDRGVGDDTGSGMVPLGGRAVVDGGQRSHPTTTEPPNHPAPDGYRHHTRAPLGHLLHARSGDKAGTANLGIWIPAAHPHRLAAFRWLTRWLTADRLRTLLPESTPFPISLHPLPNLCALNIVIAGLLGDGVAASTRPDPQAKALGEWLRSRLADIPTELL from the coding sequence ATGCGCACCATCCGCGTCGGCAACTGCTCCGGCTTCTACGGCGACCGCCTGACCGCGATGCGCGAGATGCTCGAGGGCGGGCCGCTCGACTACCTCACCGGCGACTACCTGGCCGAGCTGACCATGCTCATCCTCGGCCGCGACCGCCAGAAGAACCCGGACACCGGGTACGCCAAGACGTTCCTCCGGCAGGTCGCCGACTGCCTGTCGCTGGCCCGGGCCCGCCACGTCCGCATCGTGGCCAACGCCGGGGGCGTCAACCCGGGCGCCCTTGCCGGGGCGATCCGGGCACTCGATCCGACGGTCCGGGTCGCCCACGTGGCCGGCGACGACCTGCTGACCGGGGCCTTTCCGGGCGCGCTGACCGCGAATGCCTATCTGGGTGCCTTCGGCATCGCGGAAGCCCTGCGATCCGGCGCCGACATCGTGGTCACCGGCCGGGTCACCGACGCGTCACTGACCCTCGGCCCCGCGATCGCCGCATTCGGCTGGCGGCGCGACGAATACGACAAACTGGCCGCCGGAATCGTCGCCGGTCACATCCTGGAATGCGGCACCCAGGCCACCGGCGGCAACTTCAGCGGATTCGCCACCATCGACACCAGCCGGCCGCTCGGCTTCCCGATCGCCGAAATCGACGACGACGGTGCCGTGGTCATCACCAAACATCCGGGCACCGGCGGGGCCGTCACCGAGGACACGGTCACCGCCCAGCTCGTCTACGAGATCGACAGCCCGAGATATCTCAACCCGGACGTCACCGCGCGCCTCGACACCATCCGGCTCGCCGCGCCGGAAAAGGACCGGGTAGCGATTTGCGGGGTACGGGGTGAAGCTCCACCCGCCACGACCAAAATCGGGATCACCCGCCTGGGTGGATATCGGAACACGGTTTCGTTCGTCCTCACCGGGCTCGACATCGAAGCCAAAGCGGCGTGGGTCCGGGAGCAGTTCGAATCCGGTCTCGGCAGGAGGCCGGAGACTCTCGTCTGGGACCTGATCCGCACCGACCGTCCGGACCCGGGCACTCAGGCCGAGGGCGCGGCGGTTCTGCACTGCCACGGCAAGGATGCCGACCCGGATGTCGTGGGGCGGCCCTTCAGCGGTGCGGCCATCGAGCTGGCGCTGGCGTCGTACCCGGGATTCCACGTGACGGGGCCACCGTCGGGCGCGACTCCCTACGGGGTTTTCGAAGCGGCCTATCTGCCTCAGGGTGAGGTGCCGCACGTGGTGGTGCTGCCGGACGGCGTGCGCGTCGAGGTGGCGGCGCCGGGGTGGGAGCGTGCCGGGGTTTCCGCCGGGTCGGGGCGGCCGGGTCGCGTGGTGTCCGCTGACGGGGTTCACGCTGGTCCGCCCGCCTCGGAGCGCGGGGACGTTGTCCACACTGGCGGCTTGTCCACAGGGGATCCGCATGATCGTGGCGTTGGCGACGATACTGGCTCAGGGATGGTCCCCCTGGGAGGGCGGGCCGTGGTGGACGGGGGGCAGCGCAGCCACCCGACGACCACCGAACCCCCGAACCACCCGGCACCCGACGGCTACCGCCACCACACCAGAGCCCCCCTCGGCCACCTCCTGCACGCCCGCTCCGGCGACAAAGCCGGCACCGCCAACCTGGGCATCTGGATCCCCGCCGCCCACCCCCACCGCCTGGCCGCCTTCCGCTGGCTGACCCGTTGGCTGACCGCCGACCGCCTCCGCACCCTCCTCCCCGAATCCACCCCGTTCCCGATCTCCCTGCACCCCCTCCCGAATCTCTGCGCCCTCAACATCGTCATCGCCGGCCTGCTCGGCGACGGCGTGGCCGCCTCCACCCGCCCCGACCCGCAGGCGAAGGCCCTCGGCGAGTGGCTTCGTTCCCGTCTCGCCGACATCCCTACGGAGCTTCTGTGA
- a CDS encoding biotin carboxylase N-terminal domain-containing protein: MIRRLLVANRGEIARRIFRTCRNLGIETVAVHREEPDLHVREADIAVAADFLDAEQIIDAARRAGADAIHPGYGFLSENADFARRTEAAGLIWIGPDPDAIAAMGDKIRAKKLVAAAGVPILGGDADTYPLLIKAAAGGGGRGMRIVTDPGTLRSELAAAAAEAQSAFGDGTVFTEPYLPRARHVEVQVLGDRHGRIWIVGDRDCSVQRRHQKIIEEAPAPLLPDDVRAALHRHARAAAEAVGYRSAGTVEFLVDGDRIFFLEMNTRLQVEHPVTEAVTGLDLVAQQIAIAEGHALPPAPPPITGHAVEVRLYAEDPAAGFAPQTGELRAFDFAAAGVRVDSGVEAGSRVGVRYDAMLAKIIAYGPDRPAALRLLADALRRGRLHGLTTNLPLLRAILADDDFAAGRLDTALLDRKLAAWTGVGQDHAVRKAALAAAVGSAVRTAGSANVQARIPAAWRNVPSAARVRTYRCLDREYAVTYTARCGRIESSWLPGVGVVSVDGDRVVLDDHGVRETYRVTPHAGGADVHGPAGPYDLLTVPVFGDPAATLAAGSLLASMPGLVVAVHVGEGDRVAAGAPVVVLEAMKMQQTLTAPADGVVTALSAAVGRQVAAGDVLAVIDGS, from the coding sequence ATGATCCGCAGGCTGCTGGTCGCGAACCGGGGCGAGATCGCCCGCCGGATATTCCGGACGTGTCGGAATCTCGGCATCGAGACTGTCGCTGTTCATCGGGAGGAGCCGGACCTGCATGTCCGGGAGGCGGACATCGCCGTGGCCGCCGACTTCCTCGACGCCGAACAGATCATCGACGCCGCCCGCAGGGCCGGGGCCGACGCCATCCACCCCGGCTACGGCTTCCTGTCGGAGAACGCCGACTTCGCCCGCAGAACCGAGGCCGCCGGCCTGATCTGGATCGGCCCCGACCCGGACGCCATCGCGGCGATGGGCGACAAGATCCGCGCCAAGAAGCTGGTCGCCGCGGCCGGCGTGCCGATCCTCGGCGGCGACGCCGACACGTACCCGCTGCTGATCAAGGCCGCCGCCGGCGGTGGCGGCCGGGGCATGCGGATCGTCACCGACCCGGGGACCCTGCGGTCCGAACTGGCCGCCGCGGCCGCCGAGGCGCAGTCCGCGTTCGGCGACGGCACGGTCTTCACCGAGCCGTACCTGCCCCGCGCCCGACACGTCGAGGTCCAGGTCCTCGGCGACCGGCACGGCCGGATCTGGATCGTCGGTGACCGGGACTGTTCAGTCCAGCGCCGGCACCAGAAGATCATCGAGGAGGCGCCCGCGCCGCTGCTGCCCGACGACGTGCGGGCCGCGTTGCACCGGCACGCACGGGCCGCGGCCGAGGCGGTCGGCTACCGCAGCGCCGGCACCGTCGAGTTCCTCGTCGACGGCGACCGGATCTTCTTCCTGGAGATGAACACCCGGCTGCAGGTCGAGCACCCGGTCACCGAGGCGGTGACCGGTCTCGATCTGGTCGCCCAGCAGATCGCGATCGCCGAGGGTCACGCCCTGCCGCCGGCGCCGCCGCCGATCACCGGCCACGCCGTCGAGGTCCGCCTGTATGCCGAGGACCCGGCCGCGGGCTTCGCCCCGCAGACCGGTGAGCTGCGCGCTTTCGACTTCGCCGCCGCCGGCGTCCGGGTCGATTCCGGGGTCGAGGCGGGCAGTCGGGTCGGGGTCCGCTACGACGCGATGCTCGCCAAGATCATTGCGTACGGACCGGACCGCCCCGCCGCGCTTCGCCTGCTCGCCGACGCGTTGCGCCGCGGGCGCCTGCACGGTCTCACCACGAACCTGCCCCTGCTGCGCGCGATCCTGGCCGACGACGACTTCGCCGCCGGCCGCCTCGACACCGCCCTGCTCGACCGCAAGCTCGCCGCGTGGACCGGCGTCGGGCAGGACCACGCGGTCCGCAAAGCGGCGCTGGCGGCCGCCGTGGGATCGGCGGTCCGGACCGCCGGGTCCGCGAATGTTCAGGCACGCATCCCGGCCGCCTGGCGCAACGTGCCCAGCGCCGCCCGCGTCCGGACCTACCGCTGCCTCGATCGGGAGTACGCGGTCACCTACACCGCCCGCTGCGGCCGGATCGAGTCCTCGTGGCTGCCCGGCGTCGGCGTCGTGTCGGTCGACGGCGACCGGGTGGTCCTCGACGACCACGGGGTCCGCGAGACGTACCGGGTGACGCCGCACGCCGGCGGCGCCGACGTGCACGGCCCGGCCGGCCCGTACGACCTGCTCACCGTGCCGGTGTTCGGGGACCCGGCCGCGACCCTGGCCGCCGGCTCCCTGCTGGCGTCCATGCCGGGCCTGGTCGTCGCGGTCCACGTGGGCGAGGGCGACCGGGTCGCGGCCGGTGCCCCGGTGGTCGTCCTGGAGGCCATGAAGATGCAGCAGACCCTGACCGCGCCCGCCGACGGGGTGGTCACCGCCCTGTCCGCGGCGGTCGGCCGCCAGGTCGCCGCCGGCGACGTGCTAGCAGTGATCGACGGGAGCTGA
- a CDS encoding acyl-CoA dehydrogenase family protein, which produces MTAFVESEERRELRGAVARLGRKYGEEYFYAAAREGRKTTELWQEAAALGYLGVSIPEQYGGGGGDIGDLAAVLEELATAGCPLLLMVVSPAIVGTVIAQFGTAEQQRRWLPGLATGAATYVFGITEPDAGSNTHQIATRARRDGDDWILSGTKTYISGVDEASYVLIVARVGKRPSLFMVPVGAPGFTYRRIDMGLVAPEDQFTLFLDEVRLPADALIGSEEAGFDQLFAGLNPERIMAASSATGMARWALRKAVGYAGDRAVWGVPIGTHQAISHPLAKLHIEIEAARLLTQKAAALHVAGELKAAGEAANMAKYAAGEAVCAAVDQAIQTHGGNGLATEYGLVQALATSRLTRLAPVSREMALNFVAQFSLGLPRSY; this is translated from the coding sequence GTGACCGCTTTTGTGGAGTCCGAGGAACGCCGGGAGCTGCGTGGGGCGGTCGCCCGGCTCGGCCGCAAGTACGGCGAGGAGTACTTCTACGCCGCCGCCCGCGAGGGCCGCAAGACCACCGAACTGTGGCAGGAGGCCGCGGCGCTGGGCTACCTCGGGGTGTCCATTCCCGAGCAGTACGGCGGTGGCGGCGGCGACATCGGCGACCTGGCCGCGGTCCTGGAGGAGCTGGCCACCGCGGGCTGCCCGCTGCTGCTGATGGTGGTCTCCCCGGCGATCGTCGGCACGGTCATCGCCCAGTTCGGCACGGCCGAGCAGCAGCGGCGCTGGCTGCCCGGCCTGGCGACCGGCGCGGCCACCTACGTCTTCGGCATCACCGAGCCGGACGCCGGCTCGAACACCCACCAGATCGCCACCCGGGCCCGCCGCGACGGCGACGACTGGATCCTGAGCGGGACCAAGACGTACATCAGCGGGGTCGACGAAGCCTCGTACGTGCTGATCGTCGCCCGGGTCGGCAAGCGCCCCTCGCTGTTCATGGTGCCGGTCGGCGCGCCCGGCTTCACGTATCGCCGGATCGACATGGGCCTGGTCGCGCCGGAGGACCAGTTCACCCTCTTCCTGGACGAGGTGCGGCTGCCCGCCGACGCGCTGATCGGCAGCGAGGAGGCCGGGTTCGATCAGCTCTTCGCCGGCCTCAACCCGGAACGGATCATGGCCGCCTCCTCGGCCACCGGGATGGCCCGCTGGGCGCTGCGCAAAGCCGTCGGCTACGCCGGCGACCGTGCCGTCTGGGGCGTACCGATCGGCACCCACCAGGCGATCAGCCACCCCCTGGCCAAGCTGCACATCGAGATCGAGGCGGCCCGGCTGCTCACCCAGAAGGCCGCCGCGCTGCACGTCGCCGGTGAGCTCAAGGCCGCCGGCGAGGCCGCCAACATGGCCAAGTACGCGGCCGGCGAAGCCGTCTGCGCCGCCGTCGACCAGGCCATCCAGACGCACGGCGGCAACGGCCTGGCCACCGAGTACGGCCTGGTCCAGGCCCTGGCCACGTCCCGGCTGACCCGGCTGGCCCCGGTCAGCCGGGAGATGGCGCTCAACTTCGTCGCCCAGTTCTCGCTGGGGCTGCCCCGCTCCTACTGA
- a CDS encoding putative acyl-CoA thioester hydrolase: MKAVLLMLAGLLAAPGTPARPVLSAAEAAPYTAANYLGFSGTYAHPVADPWRPTPIRTPRRPDLVVGGRAGLPDVQQAVNAAYRAGGTRRLAIAVRPGTYPGTVFIPAGTPPLTLYGDGPADRVRLQFTVDATSTPAQWAAQVNATGRYAEGDPAWPMFQSCATRTTATVGLCATVVWAQSTDLQLRGLTITNTLLDTVDRGTHQALALRTDADRTQLQDMRLIGRQDTFLANANDVTSIARVSVRRSYVEGDTDFVFGRAAAVFDHCTFRLVSTRKPAGGVIFAPNTDPHFRYGFLVTRSRLLTDAAYRAAPTGHLGRAWDQGAGATGYLPGVTPNGQLVIRDSHLGAGFDTAAPWAPAATTSRPFQARVDVGRDLDDVAANRLWEYRNHGPGAQ, from the coding sequence ATGAAAGCGGTGCTGCTCATGCTGGCCGGCCTGCTCGCCGCGCCGGGCACCCCGGCCCGGCCGGTGCTGTCCGCCGCCGAGGCCGCCCCCTACACCGCGGCGAACTACCTCGGTTTCTCCGGGACGTACGCGCATCCGGTCGCCGACCCGTGGCGTCCCACGCCGATCCGCACCCCGCGCCGGCCGGACCTGGTGGTCGGCGGGCGGGCCGGGCTGCCCGACGTGCAGCAGGCGGTCAACGCGGCCTACCGGGCCGGCGGCACGCGGCGGCTGGCGATCGCGGTCCGGCCCGGCACGTACCCCGGCACCGTCTTCATCCCGGCCGGCACGCCACCGCTCACCCTCTACGGCGACGGCCCCGCCGACCGGGTGAGACTACAGTTCACGGTGGACGCCACCAGCACCCCGGCGCAGTGGGCGGCCCAGGTCAACGCCACCGGACGGTACGCCGAGGGCGACCCGGCCTGGCCGATGTTCCAGTCCTGCGCCACCAGGACCACCGCCACCGTCGGGCTGTGCGCCACCGTCGTCTGGGCGCAGAGCACCGACCTGCAGCTGCGCGGCCTGACCATCACCAACACCCTGCTGGACACCGTGGACCGCGGCACCCACCAGGCCCTGGCCCTGCGCACCGACGCGGACCGCACCCAGCTGCAGGACATGCGGCTGATCGGCCGGCAGGACACCTTCCTGGCCAACGCGAACGACGTCACGTCGATCGCCCGGGTATCGGTCCGCCGCAGCTACGTCGAGGGTGACACCGACTTCGTCTTCGGCCGCGCCGCCGCGGTCTTCGACCACTGCACGTTCCGCCTGGTCTCGACCCGCAAGCCGGCCGGCGGGGTGATCTTCGCCCCGAACACCGACCCGCATTTCCGGTACGGGTTCCTGGTGACCCGCTCGCGCCTGCTCACCGACGCCGCCTACCGGGCCGCGCCGACCGGGCACCTGGGCCGGGCCTGGGACCAGGGGGCCGGCGCCACCGGCTACCTGCCCGGTGTCACCCCGAACGGCCAGCTGGTGATCCGCGACAGCCATCTGGGCGCAGGCTTCGACACCGCCGCCCCGTGGGCGCCGGCCGCCACCACGTCCCGCCCGTTCCAGGCCCGGGTCGACGTGGGCCGCGACCTCGACGACGTCGCCGCCAACCGGCTGTGGGAGTACCGCAATCACGGGCCCGGCGCTCAGTAG